The genomic segment AAGAATCAGATTTTATTTCAGCGGCAAAGATAGTTATTTTTATGTTATATAACACGTTAACTACCTTTTTTTTCGCTTTTCTGTCATAAAAACGGCTAATTTCTGCTTATTTCTGCTGTTTTTCCAAATACTCGGCCCATATTGTCGCCGCCTCTTCCACCATTTTCGCACAAGGACGCTTGGCATAATATTGTTCCGTACGCGCTTCGGGAGTGGAAGAACCTTCCGGTTTCTTCAATCCCAGCAACTCAGCGCAGATCATTGAACCGTTACGCTTCTTGAACTCTTCTGCAAGTTCCTGCACCAACGCATAATTGGCGGCTTTTCCCTCGCGGTCTTTACCGTCGACGGCGCCTTTTTCCAGTCCCGCCAGCAAAAACATACCACAGGCGGCGCCACAAGTCTGACGCATCCGTCCGATGCCCCCACCAAAGGAAGCAGACATCCGCAATGCCTGTTCTTCCGTAAAGCCATACATGTCTGCAAAAGCAGCCACTACCGATTGTGAGCAGTTGTACCCGCTTTTAAACAGTCCAACAGCTTTTTCTATTCTGTCATTCGTCATATCTCAATCTGCTATTTCCAACATCATAGGACAATGATCCGAGTGTACTGCATCATTCAGGATACGCGCATCTTTCAGCATCGGACGCACCGGCTCATTCACCATACAATAATCTATACGCCAACCTTTATTCTTCGCCCGCGAATTGAAACGATAGCTCCACCATGTATACTCCTGCTTGTCGGGATGAAGCAGGCGGAAAGTATCTATGAAACCTTCATTCAGAAAACGGGTCATCCATTCCCTCTCCTCCGGCAAGAAACCACTATTCGTGGCGTTACGGACGGGATCGTGAATGTCTATTGCTTCATGGCAGATATTATAATCTCCGCAAAGGATTAATTTAGGACGGGTGCGCTGCAGCTCCACTACATATTGACGGAACTTTTCCAACCACACCATCTTAAATGCCTGCCGTTCGTCACCGCTTGTTCCCGAAGGATGATAAACACTCACAATGGACAAGTCGCCATAATCGGCACGCATAAAGCGCCCTTCACTATCATATTCCTCCATGCCCATGCCATATTCCACATGGTCCGGTTCACGTTTGGTCAGGATGGCTACTCCGCTATACCCTTTCTTCCGGGCCGAATACAAATAATGCTTGTATCCCAATGCGTCCAACGCCTCTGCCGGATACTGCTCCGGCTGCAATTTGGTTTCCTGCAGGCACAACACATCCGGTTGTTCGTTTGCCAGCCATTCGGGAAGTCCCTTAGTTACGGCAGCCCGCAAACCGTTTACATTATAGGTTATAATCTTCATATCTGTATATTGTTGAATCCACTTATTCAGCTTTTTTGTGTTGCTTTTCCCATTCCAGCAATTGTACCTTATGTTCCAATCCCCAATGGTAACCGCCCAACGTCCCGTCGGTACGTAGCACCCGGTGGCAGGGAATCAATACGGCAACCGGATTATCCCCAATTGCCGTACCTACGGCCCGATACGCCTTCGGATTTTGCAATGCTGCAGCAATCTCTCCGTAAGTAGCTGTTTCACCGAAAGGTATTTTCAGCAATTCGTTCCATACACGTAACTGAAAATCAGTTCCTTTCAGATGCAAAGGCACTGTCTCCATATTTTCCTCATCCGCAGACAAAGCGGCCAGTGCCCTACGTTGATGCTCATCCGTACCTATCTCAAAAAACACTCCGGGAAATCTGTTCATCATCTCGCTCTCTGCCATATCTCTACCCCTCACTACGAAAGCCATATAGCATACGCCTTGAGGTGTTGAAGCAACCAACACTTCTCCCAGAAATGTCTCTGCAAAAGAAAACTTTACTGTCAGCCCCGGAAGTTTATGTGACAGTCCGCCGTCAGCCAACTTTTCTATTGTTATAAATCTTTCATTCAATAAGTTCCGCTCCATTATAAACTAGATATTAATAACATAATATTCAATACAGTCACAACGATAGCAATCGTGTAAAGCACCAATGTGCTCCACCTGCTATTTACGTATTGTCCCATTACTTTGCGGGACGAAGTGAGACTTACTTGCAGGAACACCGTAAATGGTAACTGAATACTCAAAATCATCTGCGAAATCAGCAGTCCTTTAAAAGGGTCCCCAATAAAGAAAATCAACAATAATGCAATACCTAAGGAAAGAATCACCCCCACCTGGGAGTGGCTGTCCTTAATGTGGTATGACTCACCGAAAATACCGGCAAATATGGAGCCTGCCGCCATGCCGCTTGTTATTGTGGAAGATATGCCCGCCATCAACAAAGCCAGCGCAAACACTACGGCAGCACTGCTTCCCAGCAAGGGTTCCAACAGTGACTTTGCCTGTTGCAGTTCCTCTACCTGAATTCCACTCTTAAAGAAAGTAGCGGCAGCCAGCAAAATCATCGCACTATTAATGGCCCACCCCACAATCATCGAAAACAGCGTGTCAAACAGTTCATACTTCAAGACCTTACGAATCGAAGCATCATCCTGTTTGTTGTACTCATGGCTCTGTATCACCTCCGAGTGAAGGAACAAATTATGAGGCATCACCACAGCTCCAAGCACGCTCATTATAATAAGCATGCTCCCTTCCGGAAACGAGGGCGTCACCCACCCCTGCACAGCCACCGGCCAGTCAATCTTAACGAGAAACAGTTCATAGATGAACGAAAGCCCTATGACAGACACAAATGCAATGATGGAGCGCTCTATTTTCTTATAAGAATTAGTGAAAAGCATTACTGAAACGAAAACCGCAGTCAGCACCGAACCCCATACAATCGGAATGTCCAGTAACATCTGCAATGCAATGGCCCCACCCAAAATCTCGGCCAAGGAGGTGGATATGGAAGCCAGTACAGCCGTCCCCAATACAGGTCGTGACACCCACTTGGGAGTGTACTGTGTAGCTGCTTCCGACAGACATAGCCCGGTTACGATGCCCAAGTGTGCCACATTATGCTGAAGAATAATCAGCATGACCGTAGACAAAGTGACTACCCACAGCAACGAATAACCAAATTCAGAACCTGCCGCAAAATTAGACGCCCAGTTCCCCGGATCAATAAAACCTACCGTAACCAATAATCCCGGACCGATATATTTAAATACATCCAAACCACCCAAATAGCGTTTATGGTCTTTCCGCTTTAAGTCCTTAAAAATATTCTTCATTTCGTTGTTGTTATTTTGAGAGTGTAAAAGTACTCAAATAAAAACAAATACACTATAACTTGGTTCAAAACAGCAAAAGTTATCTTGCCGGCAAAAAAAATCATCCCATGAGACGGATAAATTCGTCCCGTAAGACAAATTTATTCATCTCATGGGATGAATATATTCATCTCACGAGATGATTTTTTTCACCTCGTGAGACGTTTTTAAGCCACAATAGTCTAATATCCCATTTCGTGCAATGCTTTACACAGCTGATCCGGGCAGGAAGTGGAACGTCCACCGCACCGTATACCTTCCAGACGGGAGATAACCTCGTTCACCGGCATCCCGGCAACCAAGCGGGACAAGCCTTGCAAATTGCCGTTGCAGCCACCCCAGAAAGCTATGTCCTTTACTATTCCGTCTTCTACTTCAAGCTCGATATTGCTACTGCACGTACCTTTAGTCTTGTAAGTATAAGTCATTATTCTTCGCTTTCCTCAGGCTTCATATTCGTATAAACCGTCTGCACGTCGTCAAATTCTTCCAGACGTTCCACCATCTTATCAATCGTTTCACGATGCGCCGGCTCAACATCTTTCAAGTCATTGGCAATGTAGGTAAACTCACCACCGACATCTTCAAAGCCGCCCTCTTCCAAATGTTTCTGAATAGCGGCGTAGCTCTTCGGATCACCATAAATAGTGATTGTACCCTCTTCTTCATCCTCTTCATAGTCTTCGTCAATATCAAAGTCAATCATGTCAAGAATGAATTCTTCCATGTCCATGCCGTCTTTCTTCTTGAAAGTGAACATACATTTATGGTCGAACAAGAAAGCCAGTGACCCCATTGTTCCCAAGTTTCCGCCAAACTTGTTGAATACGCTACGCACATCAGCTACCGTACGGGTAGGATTATCGGTCAGTGTATCAACGAATACGGCTACACCATGAGGACCATATCCCTCATAAGTCATGCTCTTGTAGTCGCTTTGGTCTTTACCCATTGCATTCTTGATGGCACGTTCAATATTATCCTTCGGCATGTTTTCACGCTTGCAAGTAGCGATAACCGAACGCAATGTAGGGTTGTTTTCCGGCTCAGGTCCGCCGGCTTTCACTGCAATAGCAATTTGTTTACCCAGTCTTGTAAAGGTCTTAGCCATGTGACCCCATCTTTTCAATTTGGCAGCTTTTCTATATTCAAACGCTCTTCCCATTGGAACTAAATATTTATGATTTATGATTTTATTCTTAATACTTTCCTTAACGCAGTTTCGCTCCCAGCTTATCTTCCAGATTCTTCACCAGTTTAGACATGATTTTATCAATCATTTTGTCGTTTAAAGTCTGGTTTTCATCCTGCAATAAGAAACTTACGGCATACGATTTCTTACCGGCTTCCAGATTCTTGCCTTCGTAAACATCGAAGAGAGATACTTCTTTCAGCAGCTTCTTCTCTGTTTCATAAGCAATCTTCTCGATTTCGGCAAACTGTACTTTCTTGTCAAGCAACAAAGCGAGGTCACGTTTCACAGCCGGGAACTTGGAGATTTCGGTATAATTTACCTTTACGTTCTTGATAGCCTTCATCAGCTCTTTCCAGTTCAGGTCGGCATAGTACACCTCGTTATCTATGTCAAACGCTTTCAGGAGTTTTCTTGTCACCACACCGAAAGTAGCCAGACGTTTGCCGCCTCTTGTCTGTACGGACAGCGCAGCAGCATAGATGTCATCGGTCAGATTACCGACTACCAAATCGTGCATCTTCAGTCCCAGACGGGCAAAGATATTTTCAACATACGCCTTCAGTTCGTATACCGAACTATCCTCGTCTTGATGCGCCCACGAGTTGGAAACTCTTTTACCGGTAACCCACAAGCCCAGATGATAATCTTCCGAGTAAGGAGCGAGCGCTTTTTCAGGATTGCGCTTCTCTTCGTTGAAGTAATAGCAGTTACCGAATTCAAAGAACCTCAAATCCGAATTCTTACGGTTGGCATTGTGAGAAATACTCTCCAATCCGCCAAAGAGCAGCGACTGGCGCATAGCGTTCAAATCGGCGCTAAGCGGATTCATCAACATCACAAGGTTCTTGGCAGGATAGGATTCCAAACCGTCGTAATATGCGGCACGCGTCAACGAGTTATTCAGGATTTCATTGAAACCGCATCCCACCAACTGTTCGGCAACCAGATTCTGCAGTCGGTTGGACTTGTCCCACTCACCTTTCGTTGTCAGGCTGGACTTCAATGCAGTCGGAATCTCTACATTATTATAACCGTAAATACGGAGAATATCTTCTATCACGTCACAATCGCGCTGCACATCCACACGATAAGGCGGTACATCCAGTGTCAGGCCTTCTGCCGTTTCGGCTACAATCTTCATTTCCAGACTCGCCACGATACTCTTTACTGTCTCTGCCGAAATCACCTTACCTATCAGTGAATGAACCTTCTCATAGGAAAGTTCCACCCGGAAGTCTTGGGCAGGAGCAGCACACACATCCTTTATATCGGAAGATATAGTACCGCCGGCAAGCTCTTTCACCATTATTGCAGCCAGTTTCAGGCAATAAAGAGTAATATTCGGATCGACACCTCTTTCAAAACGGAAAGAAGCATCTGTATTCAAGCCATGACGACGGGCGGTCTTGCGCACCCAGGTAGGATGAAAATAAGCACTTTCGAGGAATATATCTTTGGTATCTTCCGTAGAACCGGAATCCAATCCGCCAAACACTCCGGCGATACACATGGCCTCTTCTTTGTTGCAGATCATCAGGTCGCGTTCGCTCAACTTGCGTTCTACACCGTCCAAAGTGACAAAAGGGGTACCTTCAGGCATTGTCTTCACAACGACTTCACCGCCCTTAATCTTGTCGGCATCGAAGCAGTGAAGCGGCTGACCGAATGCATGAACAATATAGTTCGTGATATCCACCACATTATTAATGGGACGCAGGCCGATGATACGGAGCTTGTTTTGCAACCACTCCGGACTCTCCTTTACGGTTACACCTTTTACGGTAACTCCGGCATAACGCGGACAAGCCTCGCTGTTTTCCACCGTAACCTTGATGTCCAAATCGTGGTTCTCAACGGCAAAAGCATCCACAGACGGCTTTTTCAAAGAAGTCGGCAGGCCGTTCTGTACCAGATAAGCGTACAAGTCGCGAGCCACACCGTAATGTGAACAAGCATCGGCGCGGTTGGGAGTGATATCCACTTCCAGCACATAGTCGCTCTTGATGTTATAATAGTCTTTGGCAAGTGTGCCCGGCACAGCCGTTTCCGGCAATACGATGATACCTGCATGGTCTGTACCGATACCGATTTCATCTTCCGCACAAATCATACCGTTGGACTCTACGCCGCGAAGCTTTGATTTCTTGATTGTAAAACATTCATCACCGTCGTAAAGTTTTGCACCCAAAGTAGCTACCACCACTTTCTGTCCGGCTGCCACATTAGGCGCACCGCATACTATCTGCACAGGCTCGCCCTGTCCCAGATTTACGGTAGTGATGTGCATGTGGTCTGAATTAGGATGAGCTTCGCATGTCAGGACTTCTCCAATGACCAAACCTTCCAGTCCACCTTTAATGGTTTGCACTTCTTCCACGCTTCCAGTTTCCAATCCAATGGAAGTAAGTGCAGCGGCAACTTCATCCGGTGTCAAATCAAAATCGACATACTCTTTCAACCAATTATAAGAGATATTCATATCATTATTTTTTTATTGTTTCCAAAAGTGACCCGCAAAGTTAATAAGATTTTTCGAGTAGATAAGGCAAATGCTTCAAGAAATCTTTGATAAGATATATTCTTTCACCTGTTCCCAAGACTTATTAATCAACATATCCGGCATCGGTTCCTTTTCCGCATCGTCAAAATACACCAAACTTTTCATTGCCATGAAAACAGAGCCATCATCATATTTAGTAGAATAGAAGTCTAAAATTTCATTTAAAGAAAAATGATGCAATAAAAAAGAAATATCAATAAAATCCTTTTTAGTTCCCCTACCAATAACAGCCGTTACTTTCATAGCAGCAATATCTTTAATTCCAGCCATGCGTATTCCTTGGTCTACAACTGGTTTATCAAGCCATTGATACCTGTAATTTACAATATCAACTTTAATCCCATCAACCAAATAAATATGTATATGGGGAGATTCTTTCAATACAATAAGAGAGGCTACGGTTTTTATTGCACTTATAAGTTCTTCCGCTTCACAAGTAATAGTTCCGAAGAAATCCAAATCAACAGATTTCCGGTGTCCCAATTGCAAAGCCAGAGCGGTTCCTCCTACCAAACGTGTATCGCGCAATATCGGTAAACTTTGCAACTTTCTTAAAAGTTCCAGTGTTGAATATTCGACTGTTTCCAGATGTAACATCTAAATTGCTCTTTAGGGGTTTTAGAAACTGCAGATATATATGCTAAGGCACGAGGCTCTAAATCTCTTAATTCTTTCGCCACCTCCACAATTTTAGACAAGCCATAATATTGCCGGATAAGATTCCAGTCTTCCAACAAGCCA from the Bacteroides eggerthii genome contains:
- a CDS encoding YebC/PmpR family DNA-binding transcriptional regulator translates to MGRAFEYRKAAKLKRWGHMAKTFTRLGKQIAIAVKAGGPEPENNPTLRSVIATCKRENMPKDNIERAIKNAMGKDQSDYKSMTYEGYGPHGVAVFVDTLTDNPTRTVADVRSVFNKFGGNLGTMGSLAFLFDHKCMFTFKKKDGMDMEEFILDMIDFDIDEDYEEDEEEGTITIYGDPKSYAAIQKHLEEGGFEDVGGEFTYIANDLKDVEPAHRETIDKMVERLEEFDDVQTVYTNMKPEESEE
- a CDS encoding DUF6922 domain-containing protein, which translates into the protein MSGNEYINMFSAHLFWDVRKEDVDFDEHAQYIIKRVLEYGLLEDWNLIRQYYGLSKIVEVAKELRDLEPRALAYISAVSKTPKEQFRCYIWKQSNIQHWNF
- a CDS encoding TIGR03905 family TSCPD domain-containing protein, whose amino-acid sequence is MTYTYKTKGTCSSNIELEVEDGIVKDIAFWGGCNGNLQGLSRLVAGMPVNEVISRLEGIRCGGRSTSCPDQLCKALHEMGY
- a CDS encoding Nramp family divalent metal transporter; amino-acid sequence: MKNIFKDLKRKDHKRYLGGLDVFKYIGPGLLVTVGFIDPGNWASNFAAGSEFGYSLLWVVTLSTVMLIILQHNVAHLGIVTGLCLSEAATQYTPKWVSRPVLGTAVLASISTSLAEILGGAIALQMLLDIPIVWGSVLTAVFVSVMLFTNSYKKIERSIIAFVSVIGLSFIYELFLVKIDWPVAVQGWVTPSFPEGSMLIIMSVLGAVVMPHNLFLHSEVIQSHEYNKQDDASIRKVLKYELFDTLFSMIVGWAINSAMILLAAATFFKSGIQVEELQQAKSLLEPLLGSSAAVVFALALLMAGISSTITSGMAAGSIFAGIFGESYHIKDSHSQVGVILSLGIALLLIFFIGDPFKGLLISQMILSIQLPFTVFLQVSLTSSRKVMGQYVNSRWSTLVLYTIAIVVTVLNIMLLISSL
- a CDS encoding methylated-DNA--[protein]-cysteine S-methyltransferase, which encodes MERNLLNERFITIEKLADGGLSHKLPGLTVKFSFAETFLGEVLVASTPQGVCYMAFVVRGRDMAESEMMNRFPGVFFEIGTDEHQRRALAALSADEENMETVPLHLKGTDFQLRVWNELLKIPFGETATYGEIAAALQNPKAYRAVGTAIGDNPVAVLIPCHRVLRTDGTLGGYHWGLEHKVQLLEWEKQHKKAE
- a CDS encoding C-GCAxxG-C-C family protein; its protein translation is MTNDRIEKAVGLFKSGYNCSQSVVAAFADMYGFTEEQALRMSASFGGGIGRMRQTCGAACGMFLLAGLEKGAVDGKDREGKAANYALVQELAEEFKKRNGSMICAELLGLKKPEGSSTPEARTEQYYAKRPCAKMVEEAATIWAEYLEKQQK
- a CDS encoding exodeoxyribonuclease III — encoded protein: MKIITYNVNGLRAAVTKGLPEWLANEQPDVLCLQETKLQPEQYPAEALDALGYKHYLYSARKKGYSGVAILTKREPDHVEYGMGMEEYDSEGRFMRADYGDLSIVSVYHPSGTSGDERQAFKMVWLEKFRQYVVELQRTRPKLILCGDYNICHEAIDIHDPVRNATNSGFLPEEREWMTRFLNEGFIDTFRLLHPDKQEYTWWSYRFNSRAKNKGWRIDYCMVNEPVRPMLKDARILNDAVHSDHCPMMLEIAD
- the pheT gene encoding phenylalanine--tRNA ligase subunit beta; this translates as MNISYNWLKEYVDFDLTPDEVAAALTSIGLETGSVEEVQTIKGGLEGLVIGEVLTCEAHPNSDHMHITTVNLGQGEPVQIVCGAPNVAAGQKVVVATLGAKLYDGDECFTIKKSKLRGVESNGMICAEDEIGIGTDHAGIIVLPETAVPGTLAKDYYNIKSDYVLEVDITPNRADACSHYGVARDLYAYLVQNGLPTSLKKPSVDAFAVENHDLDIKVTVENSEACPRYAGVTVKGVTVKESPEWLQNKLRIIGLRPINNVVDITNYIVHAFGQPLHCFDADKIKGGEVVVKTMPEGTPFVTLDGVERKLSERDLMICNKEEAMCIAGVFGGLDSGSTEDTKDIFLESAYFHPTWVRKTARRHGLNTDASFRFERGVDPNITLYCLKLAAIMVKELAGGTISSDIKDVCAAPAQDFRVELSYEKVHSLIGKVISAETVKSIVASLEMKIVAETAEGLTLDVPPYRVDVQRDCDVIEDILRIYGYNNVEIPTALKSSLTTKGEWDKSNRLQNLVAEQLVGCGFNEILNNSLTRAAYYDGLESYPAKNLVMLMNPLSADLNAMRQSLLFGGLESISHNANRKNSDLRFFEFGNCYYFNEEKRNPEKALAPYSEDYHLGLWVTGKRVSNSWAHQDEDSSVYELKAYVENIFARLGLKMHDLVVGNLTDDIYAAALSVQTRGGKRLATFGVVTRKLLKAFDIDNEVYYADLNWKELMKAIKNVKVNYTEISKFPAVKRDLALLLDKKVQFAEIEKIAYETEKKLLKEVSLFDVYEGKNLEAGKKSYAVSFLLQDENQTLNDKMIDKIMSKLVKNLEDKLGAKLR
- a CDS encoding nucleotidyl transferase AbiEii/AbiGii toxin family protein; the encoded protein is MLHLETVEYSTLELLRKLQSLPILRDTRLVGGTALALQLGHRKSVDLDFFGTITCEAEELISAIKTVASLIVLKESPHIHIYLVDGIKVDIVNYRYQWLDKPVVDQGIRMAGIKDIAAMKVTAVIGRGTKKDFIDISFLLHHFSLNEILDFYSTKYDDGSVFMAMKSLVYFDDAEKEPMPDMLINKSWEQVKEYILSKIS